From the genome of Argentina anserina chromosome 4, drPotAnse1.1, whole genome shotgun sequence, one region includes:
- the LOC126792572 gene encoding bet1-like SNARE 1-2 isoform X1 — protein sequence MSYRRERASKTSLLDGLEEGGLRASSSYSDVSDQDNDKAVQSLQDRVVFLKRLTGDIHEEVESHNRLLDKMGNDMDASRGIMSGTMARFKTVFEKKSRRRMCVLVGYFVAFFLIIYFLFRVRRLFLHG from the exons GGAGCGTGCCTCCAAAACATCTCTTTTAGATGGCCTTGAGGAAGGTGGTCTCAGAGCCTCCTCCTCATACTCCGATGTAAGTGATCAGGACAATGACAAAGCTGTGCAAAGTTTGCAAGACAGAGTTGTTTTTCTAAAGAGA TTAACTGGTGACATACATGAAGAGGTGGAGAGCCATAATCGTTTGCTTGACAAGATG GGAAATGACATGGATGCATCAAGGGGTATAATGTCTGGAACAATGGCTCGGTTTAAAACG GTATTTGAGAAAAAATCAAGGCGGCGAATGTGTGTACTTGTGGGATATTTTGTTGCCTTCTTCTTAATCATCTACTTTCTCTTCAG GGTTCGCAGATTATTTCTTCATGGTTGA
- the LOC126792561 gene encoding AT-hook motif nuclear-localized protein 20-like, whose protein sequence is MDLAANSPAALTKRELEISMNENSGGRSSGGGRDDDEDRDQGDEPKEGAVEIGSRRPRGRPAGSKNKPKPPIFVTRDSPNSLRSHVMEVAGGADIAESVAQFARRRQRGVCVLSGSGSVANVTLRQPAAPGAVVALHGRFEILSLSGAFLPGPAPPGSTGLTVYLAGGQGQVVGGSVVGSLIAAEPVMVVAATFANATYERLPLEEDDEAGSGGGHGASGSSPTGVGSSGVPQLQPPGHGGQLPDPSSLPLYGLPPNLIPNGGPLGHDSYPWPHSRAPY, encoded by the coding sequence ATGGACTTGGCAGCCAATTCACCAGCAGCGCTAACCAAGCGCGAACTTGAGATTTCCATGAACGAGAACAGCGGCGGAAGAAGCAGTGGTGGTGGAAGAGACGATGATGAAGATAGAGATCAAGGAGATGAGCCTAAAGAAGGAGCTGTCGAGATTGGATCTCGAAGGCCCCGAGGCCGTCCTGCCGGATCCAAAAACAAACCCAAACCGCCCATCTTCGTGACCAGGGACAGCCCCAACTCCCTCAGAAGCCACGTGATGGAAGTCGCCGGTGGTGCTGACATCGCGGAGAGCGTGGCACAATTCGCACGGAGGCGTCAGAGAGGTGTTTGCGTGCTCAGCGGGAGTGGCTCTGTGGCCAACGTTACACTGAGACAACCCGCTGCTCCGGGGGCCGTCGTAGCTCTCCATGGAAGGTTCGAGATCCTGTCCCTGAGCGGAGCATTCCTGCCTGGACCCGCTCCGCCCGGGTCAACGGGCCTGACCGTATACCTTGCAGGCGGTCAGGGTCAGGTAGTAGGGGGAAGTGTTGTCGGATCACTTATCGCCGCTGAACCGGTTATGGTGGTGGCTGCTACTTTTGCTAATGCTACTTATGAGAGACTGCCTCTTGAGGAAGATGATGAGGCTGGAAGTGGAGGAGGCCATGGAGCCTCTGGAAGCTCTCCGACTGGAGTGGGAAGTAGTGGAGTTCCTCAGTTGCAGCCGCCGGGGCACGGCGGGCAGCTACCTGATCCATCGTCGCTCCCCCTTTATGGTCTGCCACCCAATCTGATCCCCAACGGCGGGCCGCTCGGGCATGACTCTTATCCCTGGCCTCATTCAAGAGCGCCCTACTAA
- the LOC126792542 gene encoding ethylene receptor 2, producing the protein MLRALASGLSISLLLVCVSASDSGFPRCNCDDEGSFWSIDSILECQRVGDFLIAVAYFSIPIELLYFVSCSNVPFKWVLFEFIAFIVLCGMTHLLNGWTYGPHPFQLMLALTVFKILTALVSCATAITLITLIPLLLKVKVREFMLKKKTWDLGREVGIIMRQKEAGMHVRMLTQEIRKSLDRHTILSTTLFELSETLGLQYCAVWMPNEIKTEMILTHELKGRNYSNMYDISIPIRDPDVVLIKGSDNVNILAPDSALVCGSSDDSGEPGPVAAIRMPMLRVSNFKGGTPELIQTCYAILVLVLPGGQPRSWSGQELEIIKVVADQVAVALSHAAILEESQLMREQLAEQNRALQQAKMNAMMASHARNSFQKVMSDGMRRPMHSVLGLLSMMQDESLNNDQRVIVDAMARTSNVLSTLINDAMDNPAKDSGRFPLEMGSFRLHAMIKEAACLAKCLCVYRGFGFTIEVEKSLADHVMGDERRVFQVILHMVGSLLNGNQGGGLVTFRVTSENGSQGRSDQRWAAWRQNSSDGVDVYIRFEIGISKGGSQSDFSNPVMQLGNRYNSEGVDENLSFNICKRLVQLMQGNIWAIPNPQGFPQSMALVLRFQPRTSIAIAISEPGGSSEHSYSNSIFRGLQVLLTDEDDVNRVVTRKLLEKLGCNVTAVSSGYECLSAVGPSGASVQVVFLDLQMTELDGFEVAMRIRKFRSHTWPLIIALTASADDDIWDRCMQIGINGVVRKPILLHGIASELRRVLVQANKFV; encoded by the exons ATGTTAAGAGCATTGGCATCTGGGCTATCAATTTCGTTGCTCCTTGTGTGTGTTTCGGCGTCTGATAGTGGATTTCCGAGGTGCAATTGTGACGACGAGGGCAGCTTCTGGAGCATTGACAGCATACTAGAATGTCAGCGAGTGGGCGATTTCTTGATTGCGGTGGCATACTTTTCGATCCCCATTGAGCTGCTTTACTTTGTCAGCTGCTCGAATGTACCTTTCAAATGGGTTCTCTTTGAGTTCATTGCCTTCATTGTGCTGTGTGGAATGACGCATTTGCTGAATGGCTGGACTTATGGTCCTCACCCGTTTCAGTTAATGCTCGCTCTCACGGtgttcaaaatcctcaccgcTCTGGTCTCATGTGCCACTGCTATAACGCTCATCACTCTCATTCCTTTACTTCTCAAAGTGAAAGTGAGAGAGTTcatgttgaagaagaagacttgggACCTTGGAAGAGAGGTCGGGATTATAATGAGACAGAAAGAAGCTGGAATGCATGTTCGGATGCTTACTCAAGAGATTCGAAAGTCCCTTGATAGACATACAATATTGTCCACAACCCTTTTTGAGCTATCTGAGACATTGGGTTTGCAGTACTGTGCAGTTTGGATGCCTAATGAAATTAAAACAGAGATGATCCTGACCCATGAATTGAAAGGGAGGAATTATTCTAATATGTACGACATTTCCATACCAATTAGGGATCCAGATGTTGTACTTATCAAAGGAAGTGATAATGTAAACATCCTTGCACCAGATTCAGCACTTGTGTGTGGAAGCAGTGATGATTCTGGTGAGCCGGGACCAGTAGCTGCAATTCGTATGCCAATGCTTCGGGTTTCCAATTTTAAAGGGGGGACTCCGGAGCTGATCCAGACTTGTTATGCAATATTGGTTCTGGTTCTCCCTGGTGGACAGCCTAGATCGTGGAGCGGTCAGGAACTTGAGATAATTAAGGTGGTTGCTGACCAGGTGGCTGTGGCTTTATCCCATGCTGCAATCCTTGAAGAGTCCCAACTTATGCGGGAACAATTGGCTGAGCAAAACCGAGCCTTGCAGCAGGCAAAAATGAATGCCATGATGGCAAGCCATGCAAGAAACTCTTTCCAGAAGGTAATGAGTGATGGCATGAGAAGGCCAATGCACTCAGTTTTGGGGTTGCTTTCCATGATGCAGGATGAGAGTTTGAATAATGATCAACGAGTTATTGTTGATGCAatggcaaggacaagcaatgTCCTATCGACGTTGATAAATGATGCGATGGATAACCCAGCTAAGGATAGCGGAAGATTTCCTTTGGAGATGGGATCTTTCCGGTTACATGCAATGATAAAAGAAGCAGCTTGCCTTGCCAAATGCTTGTGTGTCTACAGGGGATTTGGTTTTACAATTGAGGTTGAAAAGTCCTTAGCTGATCATGTAATGGGAGATGAAAGAAGGGTTTTTCAGGTGATTTTACATATGGTTGGGAGCCTGTTGAATGGAAATCAGGGGGGAGGCTTGGTCACATTTCGGGTTACTTCAGAGAATGGAAGTCAGGGGAGGAGTGATCAAAGATGGGCAGCTTGGAGACAAAATTCATCTGATGGTGTTGATGTATATATTAGATTCGAGATTGGAATAAGCAAAGGTGGTTCTCAGTCAGATTTCTCAAATCCAGTGATGCAGCTCGGCAACAGATACAACAGTGAAGGAGTTGATGAGAATTTGAGCTTCAACATTTGCAAAAGGCTAGTGCAG TTGATGCAAGGAAACATATGGGCAATCCCTAACCCTCAAGGATTTCCTCAAAGCATGGCACTTGTTCTCCGATTTCAACCTCGAACATCCATTGCAATTGCCATCTCTGAACCTGGAGGGTCTTCAGAGCATTCATATTCTAATTCTATTTTCAGAGGCTTGCAAGTGCTGTTAACAGATGAAGATGATGTGAATAGGGTTGTGACCCGAAAACTGCTTGAGAAACTAGGTTGCAATGTCACTGCTGTTTCCTCTGGATATGAATGCCTTTCCGCCGTTGGTCCCTCTGGAGCTTCTGTTCAAGTCGTTTTCCTAGATCTCCAAATGACGGAGTTGGATGGCTTTGAAGTCGCAATGAGAATTAGGAAATTTCGAAGCCACACTTGGCCATTGATCATCGCCTTAACTGCTAGTGCAGATGATGATATTTGGGATAGATGCATGCAGATTGGGATCAACGGAGTCGTCCGAAAACCAATATTGTTGCATGGGATTGCTAGCGAGCTAAGAAGAGTGCTGGTGCAGGCAAATAAATTTGTATGA
- the LOC126792572 gene encoding bet1-like SNARE 1-2 isoform X2, translating to MSYRRERASKTSLLDGLEEGGLRASSSYSDVSDQDNDKAVQSLQDRVVFLKRLTGDIHEEVESHNRLLDKMGNDMDASRGIMSGTMARFKTVFEKKSRRRMCVLVGYFVAFFLIIYFLFR from the exons GGAGCGTGCCTCCAAAACATCTCTTTTAGATGGCCTTGAGGAAGGTGGTCTCAGAGCCTCCTCCTCATACTCCGATGTAAGTGATCAGGACAATGACAAAGCTGTGCAAAGTTTGCAAGACAGAGTTGTTTTTCTAAAGAGA TTAACTGGTGACATACATGAAGAGGTGGAGAGCCATAATCGTTTGCTTGACAAGATG GGAAATGACATGGATGCATCAAGGGGTATAATGTCTGGAACAATGGCTCGGTTTAAAACG GTATTTGAGAAAAAATCAAGGCGGCGAATGTGTGTACTTGTGGGATATTTTGTTGCCTTCTTCTTAATCATCTACTTTCTCTTCAGGTAA